Proteins encoded in a region of the Halostella limicola genome:
- a CDS encoding acyl-CoA synthetase, which translates to MSLDYERECETFEWDVPADYALPAVLERHADSFGDRLAVRYRDADGGEAERTFGEVRDDANRFAAALADLGVGEGDRVMHLFPRHPDAFAVQVGALARGALLVPCSSMLKPNDVAFRANDCEADTVVVHAELTDMVEPVLDETPLETVIVLDAGADGTGGVADREGWHAYADLVEGRDPDHEGPDLGASDPMSINYTSGTTGKPKPVLHRHRWLYCFERINGPYWWGVDRDTDFSDELLWATTGTGWAKWFWSPVGVALTTGAPQFLYEGEFDPETFLDLMAEEAVTRLCAVPTQYRMFTQADLADYDLALTEAVSAGEPLNREPIRAFEDAVGVTPRDGYGQTETVALVTNYPGIDVKPGSMGKPAPGVGTTILDVDEETEVEPGETGEIAVPIDSPAIFDGYYEQPERDRETFRGDYYRTGDLARADEDGYFFFEGRADDIIISSGYRIGPFEVEDALVDHEAVAEAAAVASPHDERGNVVKAYVVLADGHEGSDDLVEELQSYMKAETAPYKYPRRIEFVDELPKTSSGKIRRIELREAEQRQFGE; encoded by the coding sequence ATGTCTCTCGACTACGAGCGCGAGTGCGAAACCTTCGAGTGGGACGTCCCCGCGGACTACGCCCTCCCGGCCGTTCTGGAGCGACACGCCGATTCCTTCGGCGACCGCCTCGCGGTCAGGTACCGCGACGCCGACGGCGGCGAGGCGGAGCGGACGTTCGGCGAGGTCCGCGACGACGCGAACCGCTTCGCGGCGGCGCTCGCCGACCTGGGCGTGGGCGAGGGCGACCGCGTGATGCACCTGTTCCCGCGCCACCCCGACGCGTTCGCCGTGCAGGTGGGCGCGCTCGCCCGCGGGGCGCTCCTCGTTCCCTGCTCGTCCATGCTCAAGCCCAACGACGTCGCCTTCCGGGCGAACGACTGCGAGGCCGACACCGTCGTCGTCCACGCGGAACTGACGGACATGGTCGAACCGGTGCTCGACGAGACGCCGCTGGAGACCGTGATCGTGCTGGACGCAGGGGCAGACGGGACCGGCGGCGTCGCCGACCGCGAGGGCTGGCACGCCTACGCTGACCTCGTCGAGGGCCGTGACCCGGACCACGAGGGACCGGACCTCGGCGCGTCGGACCCGATGTCGATCAACTACACCAGCGGCACGACGGGCAAGCCGAAGCCCGTCCTCCACCGCCACCGCTGGCTCTACTGCTTCGAGCGCATCAACGGACCGTACTGGTGGGGCGTCGACCGCGACACGGACTTCTCGGACGAACTCCTCTGGGCGACGACCGGCACGGGGTGGGCCAAGTGGTTCTGGAGCCCCGTCGGGGTCGCGCTGACGACCGGCGCGCCACAGTTCCTCTACGAGGGGGAGTTCGACCCGGAGACGTTCCTCGACCTCATGGCCGAGGAGGCGGTCACCCGCCTCTGCGCCGTGCCGACCCAGTACCGGATGTTCACCCAGGCCGACCTCGCCGACTACGACCTCGCCCTGACGGAGGCGGTGTCGGCCGGCGAACCCCTCAACCGCGAGCCGATCCGGGCGTTCGAGGACGCCGTCGGCGTCACGCCGCGGGACGGCTACGGCCAGACCGAGACCGTCGCGCTGGTGACGAACTACCCCGGCATCGACGTGAAGCCCGGGAGCATGGGCAAGCCCGCCCCCGGCGTCGGGACGACGATCCTCGACGTGGACGAGGAGACGGAGGTCGAACCGGGCGAGACCGGCGAGATCGCCGTCCCGATCGACAGCCCCGCCATCTTCGACGGGTACTATGAACAACCGGAGCGCGACCGCGAGACCTTCCGCGGCGACTACTACCGCACCGGCGACCTCGCTCGCGCGGACGAGGACGGCTACTTCTTCTTCGAGGGGCGGGCCGACGACATCATCATCTCGTCGGGCTACCGCATCGGCCCCTTCGAGGTCGAGGACGCGCTCGTCGACCACGAGGCCGTCGCGGAGGCCGCGGCGGTCGCCAGCCCCCACGACGAGCGGGGCAACGTCGTGAAGGCCTACGTCGTCCTCGCGGACGGTCACGAGGGGAGCGACGACCTGGTCGAGGAGCTTCAGAGCTACATGAAAGCGGAGACGGCACCGTACAAGTACCCCCGCCGGATCGAGTTCGTCGACGAGCTCCCGAAGACCTCCAGCGGGAAGATCCGCCGGATCGAGCTCCGCGAGGCCGAACAGCGTCAGTTCGGGGAGTAG
- a CDS encoding AI-2E family transporter, whose amino-acid sequence MSRSRRYALSGIVIVLAAVAAVILRDVLATVFLAVTVAAVCAPLYRRLVARGVPEWWASAVTTTVAFSAVVAVFAPLVGVLYRRREQLIGLIQDLPSSVTFDVLGFQRVVRATEVRDALVGYVGDAAVNVLGATPVLGIKLALFAFVVFGLLLGQDRAYSAVVGTVPPEYRGVVEALHARGRSILFAIYVLQAATAAGTFVIAAAVFALLGYSGVLTLAAVAGILQFLPVVGPSVLIALLVIFELAAGDVAAAVLVGLFGAVFIGYLPDVLIRARLARRSADMPSTLYFTGFTGGLLSLGPIGIIAGPLAVALLVEGMELLSEETGVHRQSTLSDADASAGSSAPGGATSSEEGASPPDANAGDAFGSEGNSPPSDSDSA is encoded by the coding sequence GTGTCACGCAGTCGTCGCTACGCCCTCTCGGGCATCGTCATCGTCCTCGCCGCCGTCGCGGCGGTCATCCTCCGCGACGTGTTAGCGACGGTGTTTCTCGCAGTCACGGTCGCCGCCGTCTGCGCGCCGCTGTACCGACGGCTGGTCGCCCGCGGCGTCCCCGAGTGGTGGGCGAGCGCCGTCACGACGACGGTCGCGTTCAGCGCCGTCGTCGCCGTGTTCGCGCCGCTCGTCGGCGTGCTCTACCGGCGGCGAGAGCAGTTGATCGGTCTGATACAGGACCTCCCGTCCTCGGTCACGTTCGACGTGCTCGGCTTCCAGCGGGTCGTCCGCGCGACCGAAGTGCGCGACGCGCTCGTCGGCTACGTCGGCGACGCCGCAGTGAACGTCCTGGGGGCGACGCCCGTCCTCGGCATCAAGCTCGCGCTGTTCGCGTTCGTCGTCTTCGGCCTCCTCCTCGGTCAGGACCGGGCCTACAGCGCGGTGGTCGGGACGGTCCCGCCCGAGTACCGCGGCGTCGTCGAGGCGCTGCACGCCCGCGGCCGGTCCATCCTCTTCGCCATCTACGTCCTGCAGGCGGCGACGGCCGCGGGGACCTTCGTCATCGCCGCGGCGGTGTTCGCGCTGCTCGGCTACTCCGGCGTCCTCACGCTCGCGGCCGTCGCCGGGATCTTGCAGTTCCTCCCCGTGGTCGGCCCGAGCGTCCTCATCGCTCTGCTGGTGATCTTCGAACTGGCCGCCGGCGACGTCGCCGCCGCTGTCCTCGTCGGCCTCTTCGGCGCGGTGTTCATCGGCTACCTCCCCGACGTGCTCATCCGCGCCCGCCTCGCCCGCCGGAGCGCCGACATGCCGAGCACGCTCTACTTCACCGGCTTCACGGGCGGCCTCCTCAGCCTCGGCCCCATCGGCATCATCGCCGGCCCGCTCGCGGTCGCCCTCCTCGTCGAGGGGATGGAACTGCTCTCCGAGGAGACGGGCGTCCACCGGCAGTCGACGCTGTCTGACGCCGACGCGTCGGCCGGGTCGTCGGCACCGGGGGGCGCGACATCCTCGGAGGAGGGTGCGTCGCCGCCTGATGCTAACGCGGGTGACGCGTTCGGATCCGAGGGGAACTCCCCGCCGTCCGACAGCGACTCCGCTTAG